A single region of the Scylla paramamosain isolate STU-SP2022 unplaced genomic scaffold, ASM3559412v1 Contig55, whole genome shotgun sequence genome encodes:
- the LOC135098314 gene encoding uncharacterized protein LOC135098314: MWGWGTASCATWSRHTSSSLWWTSTASGCHPNSHTVHPPRMSCWSTRIFEPESKANTTHFKASLEGFYGLILEKLVTEKFSDSSLAFPSTSSFSTMAQDGEDMVPLDPELLAELEEEAASRYTEEDNQFTEHCKKSLPKPPILPADRFDRNRQCRGNFRHQGGCRDQGEYRGHGNYRDRGNYRDHRREYSDHRQGRFVSDHRDHDDSRRDSEKRKYRSEKESDEYGRRNYQSSKYYNGWGGVSSC; the protein is encoded by the exons ATGTGGGGATGGGGCACCGCTTCCTGCGCCACATGGAGTAgacacacttcctcctctttgtggtGGACGTCAACGGCTTCCGGCTGTCACCCAAACAGCCATACCGTTCACCCACCGAGAATGTCATGCTGGTCAACAAG gataTTTGAACCAGAAAGCAAAGCCAACACAACCCACTTCAAAGCTTCCTTGGAGGGTTTCTATGGACTCATTCTAGAGAAACTGGTCACTGAGAAAT TTTCAGATTCCTCATTGGCCTTCCCAAGCACCAGCAGTTTTAGCACAATGGCACAAGACGGGGAGGACATGGTGCCTCTCGACCCCGAGCTTCTGgctgagctggaggaggaagcagccTCTCGCTATACTGAGGAGGATAACCAGTTTACAGAG CACTGCAAGAAGAGCCTGCCTAAGCCGCCAATACTCCCTGCTGACAGATTTGACCGCAACAGACAGTGCAGAGGCAACTTTAGGCATCAAGGAGGCTGCAGGGATCAAGGGGAGTACAGAGGTCATGGGAATTATAGGGATCGTGGGAATTACAGGGATCACAGGAGGGAATATTCTGACCACAGGCAAGGGAGGTTTGTCAGTGACCACAGAGATCATGATGACAGCAGAAGGGATAGCGAGAAGAGGAAGTACAGGTCTGAGAAGGAGAGTGATGAGTATGGAAGAAGGAATTACCAGTCCAGCAAATACTACAATGGGTGGGGGGGGGTGTCATCCTGTTGA